From the genome of Euwallacea similis isolate ESF13 chromosome 24, ESF131.1, whole genome shotgun sequence, one region includes:
- the LOC136416607 gene encoding uncharacterized protein isoform X1, protein MWIFLLSMCVFTSLVVSLIFCVCWKHKTPKNEWLGVDGMVTQKNPDENVNHLPSAASTKNGVTLAENLDKRGGLTNSRRSLPDIPSEMVAGISWEANGDNSSEHYATLGQYANAGEKLSGVKSSEVRTSVSQHSSMSQADDAFSPYERVKYDKIKSKKEHPYAQVQPPSSRTVVYEEGPISEERITLLRADIPSTSANTASPIRSRRTSDENAESVDIPAASAVAGGIAASYELPYMTPPINFSGDSQDSSKGYTSISVREPLANIIAQTQASNKQKRKLDVLYSTVSDDSDDVYTTIPDPNNPIYTSESETYARIPPLPITVEAEINIPPDERQIVRDRDEVDQLYEAPHQPIPSNLDSLKHVASHSYTHSRQASSSSSSANVGSPKPEKRQANSPLPPPPTASNLDFHTDKLQVKRNLDDLYAKVQKNRKDDGIEESSSDRSSITDSLRGTYGISASTPETGTEHNYETLKKSSTTNSDFGYEKIKGGDVCEPGYASINGPGSLANSSDPGYEALRDVTFEIPPNYEELRHQISDPIAAGYSVVNKKKKVCFIRISSLIIKPQVSFLKNPSENYNYQEILGPPLEPNYAAPKSSGSESDPNYESVNQSDPNYESVKDLEPFYEINAARTKTQDLEAYEKVKCDVSESSNSASRTTESEPPYERLRNEADSSEVAGYDKVGSHGSGSSGNEVESIPNEESDVALNLHDENAVVQV, encoded by the exons ATGTGGATTTTCTTATTATCTATGTGTGTTTTTACGTCTTTAGTGGTATCACTAATATTCTGTGTCTGTTGGAAGCACAAGACGCCAAA AAATGAATGGCTTGGTGTTGATGGTATGGTCACTCAAAAAAATCCAGACGAAAACGTTAACCATCTTCCATCCGCAGCGTCCACGAAAAATGGGGTAACCCTTGCTGAGAATTTAGACAAAAG GGGTGGACTCACAAATTCCCGACGAAGCTTGCCAGATATTCCATCAGAAATGGTAGCAGGCATTAGTTGGGAAGCAAATGGAGACAATTCCTCGGAACATTACGCAACATTAGGTCAATACGCAAATGCtg GTGAAAAACTTTCTGGTGTAAAGTCCTCTGAAGTTCGAACTAGTGTTTCACAACATAGTTCAATGAGTCAAGCTGACGATGCATTTTCTCCTTACGAGCGGGTGAAATATgataaaatcaaatcaaaaaaagaaCATCCGTATGCACAAGTTCAACCACCATCCTCGAGGACTGTCGTATATGAAGAGGGTCCCATTTCAGAGGAAAGGATTACTTTGTTAAG GGCTGATATACCAAGTACATCAGCAAATACCGCCAGTCCTATTCGGTCGAGAAGAACTTCAGACGAAAATGCGGAATCGGTTGATATTCCTGCAGCTAGTGCGGTTGCAGGAGGTATCGCTGCTAGCTATGAGTTACCATATATGACCCCGCCAATAAATTTCAGCGGTGATTCACAAGATTCTTCAA AGGGCTATACAAGCATAAGTGTAAGAGAGCCTTTGGCCAACATTATTGCGCAAACTCAAGCTTCCAATAAGcaaaagagaaaattagaTGTCCTTTATTCTACTGTGTCTGACGATTCAG ACGATGTATACACTACCATTCCGGATCCCAATAATCCAATTTACACTAGTGAGAGTGAGACTTATGCCAGGATTCCGCCCCTGCCAATTACAGTTGAGGCCGAAATTAACATTCCGCCTGATGAAAGGCAAATTGTTCGTGATAG GGATGAGGTTGACCAATTATATGAAGCACCGCACCAGCCCATCCCCTCTAACTTAGATAGTTTGAAGCATGTTGCATCACACTCATATACCCATTCTAGACAAG cATCATCGTCCTCGAGTTCCGCTAACGTGGGATCTCCAAAACCAGAAAAAAGGCAAGCTAATTCTCCTCTTCCTCCGCCCCCCACAGCTTCGAATTTAGATTTTCATACAGACAAATTACAAGTTAAACGAAATTTGGATGATTTATACGCcaaagttcaaaaaaatagGAAAGATGATGGAATAGAGGAAAG TTCATCGGATAGAAGCAGTATTACCGACTCCTTAAGGGGTACTTATGGAATTAGCGCGAGTACGCCTGAAACTGGAACGGAGCACAATTACgagactttaaaaaaaagctcaACAACGAATAGCGATTTTggatatgaaaaaatcaaag GTGGAGATGTCTGCGAACCGGGCTACGCCAGCATAAATGGTCCTGGAAGTCTTGCTAACTCCTCGGATCCAGGTTACGAAGCTCTTCGAGATGTCACGTTTGAGATTCCTCCAAATTACGAGGAATTAAGGCATCAAATAAGCGACCCAATCGCGGCAGGGTACTCGGTGgttaacaaaaagaaaaaggtaTGTTTTATTAGGATTTCCTCGTTGATTATAAAGCCACAGGTGAGCTTTTTAAAGAATCCTTCggaaaattacaattatcaGGAGATTTTGGGACCTCCACTCGAACCGAACTACGCCGCTCCTAAATCAAGTGGCAGCGAAAGTGACCCAAATTACGAGTCCGTCAATCAATCCGATCCAAACTACGAAAGTGTGAAAGATTTAGAACCGTTTTATGAGATAAACGCAGCTAGGACTAAAACGCAGGATTTAGAGGCCTACGAAAAAGTGAAGTGTGACGTATCAGAGAGTTCGAATAGTGCCAGCAGGACAACGGAAAGTGAGCCGCCATATGAACGTTTAAGGAACGAAGCGGACAGTAGTGAAGTCGCCGGTTACGATAAAGTCGGCAGTCACGGTTCGGGGAGCTCCGGCAATGAAGTAGAATCTATACCGAACGAGGAAAGTGACGTGGCGTTAAATTTACACGACGAAAATGCTGTAGttcaagtttaa
- the LOC136416607 gene encoding uncharacterized protein isoform X2 produces MWIFLLSMCVFTSLVVSLIFCVCWKHKTPKNEWLGVDGMVTQKNPDENVNHLPSAASTKNGVTLAENLDKRGGLTNSRRSLPDIPSEMVAGISWEANGDNSSEHYATLGQYANAGEKLSGVKSSEVRTSVSQHSSMSQADDAFSPYERVKYDKIKSKKEHPYAQVQPPSSRTVVYEEGPISEERITLLRADIPSTSANTASPIRSRRTSDENAESVDIPAASAVAGGIAASYELPYMTPPINFSGDSQDSSNDVYTTIPDPNNPIYTSESETYARIPPLPITVEAEINIPPDERQIVRDRDEVDQLYEAPHQPIPSNLDSLKHVASHSYTHSRQASSSSSSANVGSPKPEKRQANSPLPPPPTASNLDFHTDKLQVKRNLDDLYAKVQKNRKDDGIEESSSDRSSITDSLRGTYGISASTPETGTEHNYETLKKSSTTNSDFGYEKIKGGDVCEPGYASINGPGSLANSSDPGYEALRDVTFEIPPNYEELRHQISDPIAAGYSVVNKKKKNPSENYNYQEILGPPLEPNYAAPKSSGSESDPNYESVNQSDPNYESVKDLEPFYEINAARTKTQDLEAYEKVKCDVSESSNSASRTTESEPPYERLRNEADSSEVAGYDKVGSHGSGSSGNEVESIPNEESDVALNLHDENAVVQV; encoded by the exons ATGTGGATTTTCTTATTATCTATGTGTGTTTTTACGTCTTTAGTGGTATCACTAATATTCTGTGTCTGTTGGAAGCACAAGACGCCAAA AAATGAATGGCTTGGTGTTGATGGTATGGTCACTCAAAAAAATCCAGACGAAAACGTTAACCATCTTCCATCCGCAGCGTCCACGAAAAATGGGGTAACCCTTGCTGAGAATTTAGACAAAAG GGGTGGACTCACAAATTCCCGACGAAGCTTGCCAGATATTCCATCAGAAATGGTAGCAGGCATTAGTTGGGAAGCAAATGGAGACAATTCCTCGGAACATTACGCAACATTAGGTCAATACGCAAATGCtg GTGAAAAACTTTCTGGTGTAAAGTCCTCTGAAGTTCGAACTAGTGTTTCACAACATAGTTCAATGAGTCAAGCTGACGATGCATTTTCTCCTTACGAGCGGGTGAAATATgataaaatcaaatcaaaaaaagaaCATCCGTATGCACAAGTTCAACCACCATCCTCGAGGACTGTCGTATATGAAGAGGGTCCCATTTCAGAGGAAAGGATTACTTTGTTAAG GGCTGATATACCAAGTACATCAGCAAATACCGCCAGTCCTATTCGGTCGAGAAGAACTTCAGACGAAAATGCGGAATCGGTTGATATTCCTGCAGCTAGTGCGGTTGCAGGAGGTATCGCTGCTAGCTATGAGTTACCATATATGACCCCGCCAATAAATTTCAGCGGTGATTCACAAGATTCTTCAA ACGATGTATACACTACCATTCCGGATCCCAATAATCCAATTTACACTAGTGAGAGTGAGACTTATGCCAGGATTCCGCCCCTGCCAATTACAGTTGAGGCCGAAATTAACATTCCGCCTGATGAAAGGCAAATTGTTCGTGATAG GGATGAGGTTGACCAATTATATGAAGCACCGCACCAGCCCATCCCCTCTAACTTAGATAGTTTGAAGCATGTTGCATCACACTCATATACCCATTCTAGACAAG cATCATCGTCCTCGAGTTCCGCTAACGTGGGATCTCCAAAACCAGAAAAAAGGCAAGCTAATTCTCCTCTTCCTCCGCCCCCCACAGCTTCGAATTTAGATTTTCATACAGACAAATTACAAGTTAAACGAAATTTGGATGATTTATACGCcaaagttcaaaaaaatagGAAAGATGATGGAATAGAGGAAAG TTCATCGGATAGAAGCAGTATTACCGACTCCTTAAGGGGTACTTATGGAATTAGCGCGAGTACGCCTGAAACTGGAACGGAGCACAATTACgagactttaaaaaaaagctcaACAACGAATAGCGATTTTggatatgaaaaaatcaaag GTGGAGATGTCTGCGAACCGGGCTACGCCAGCATAAATGGTCCTGGAAGTCTTGCTAACTCCTCGGATCCAGGTTACGAAGCTCTTCGAGATGTCACGTTTGAGATTCCTCCAAATTACGAGGAATTAAGGCATCAAATAAGCGACCCAATCGCGGCAGGGTACTCGGTGgttaacaaaaagaaaaag AATCCTTCggaaaattacaattatcaGGAGATTTTGGGACCTCCACTCGAACCGAACTACGCCGCTCCTAAATCAAGTGGCAGCGAAAGTGACCCAAATTACGAGTCCGTCAATCAATCCGATCCAAACTACGAAAGTGTGAAAGATTTAGAACCGTTTTATGAGATAAACGCAGCTAGGACTAAAACGCAGGATTTAGAGGCCTACGAAAAAGTGAAGTGTGACGTATCAGAGAGTTCGAATAGTGCCAGCAGGACAACGGAAAGTGAGCCGCCATATGAACGTTTAAGGAACGAAGCGGACAGTAGTGAAGTCGCCGGTTACGATAAAGTCGGCAGTCACGGTTCGGGGAGCTCCGGCAATGAAGTAGAATCTATACCGAACGAGGAAAGTGACGTGGCGTTAAATTTACACGACGAAAATGCTGTAGttcaagtttaa
- the LOC136416607 gene encoding uncharacterized protein isoform X3, with protein MWIFLLSMCVFTSLVVSLIFCVCWKHKTPKNEWLGVDGMVTQKNPDENVNHLPSAASTKNGVTLAENLDKRGGLTNSRRSLPDIPSEMVAGISWEANGDNSSEHYATLGQYANAGEKLSGVKSSEVRTSVSQHSSMSQADDAFSPYERVKYDKIKSKKEHPYAQVQPPSSRTVVYEEGPISEERITLLRADIPSTSANTASPIRSRRTSDENAESVDIPAASAVAGGIAASYELPYMTPPINFSGDSQDSSKGYTSISVREPLANIIAQTQASNKQKRKLDVLYSTVSDDSDDVYTTIPDPNNPIYTSESETYARIPPLPITVEAEINIPPDERQIVRDRDEVDQLYEAPHQPIPSNLDSLKHVASHSYTHSRQASSSSSSANVGSPKPEKRQANSPLPPPPTASNLDFHTDKLQVKRNLDDLYAKVQKNRKDDGIEESSSDRSSITDSLRGTYGISASTPETGTEHNYETLKKSSTTNSDFGYEKIKGGDVCEPGYASINGPGSLANSSDPGYEALRDVTFEIPPNYEELRHQISDPIAAGYSVVNKKKKNPSENYNYQEILGPPLEPNYAAPKSSGSESDPNYESVNQSDPNYESVKDLEPFYEINAARTKTQDLEAYEKVKCDVSESSNSASRTTESEPPYERLRNEADSSEVAGYDKVGSHGSGSSGNEVESIPNEESDVALNLHDENAVVQV; from the exons ATGTGGATTTTCTTATTATCTATGTGTGTTTTTACGTCTTTAGTGGTATCACTAATATTCTGTGTCTGTTGGAAGCACAAGACGCCAAA AAATGAATGGCTTGGTGTTGATGGTATGGTCACTCAAAAAAATCCAGACGAAAACGTTAACCATCTTCCATCCGCAGCGTCCACGAAAAATGGGGTAACCCTTGCTGAGAATTTAGACAAAAG GGGTGGACTCACAAATTCCCGACGAAGCTTGCCAGATATTCCATCAGAAATGGTAGCAGGCATTAGTTGGGAAGCAAATGGAGACAATTCCTCGGAACATTACGCAACATTAGGTCAATACGCAAATGCtg GTGAAAAACTTTCTGGTGTAAAGTCCTCTGAAGTTCGAACTAGTGTTTCACAACATAGTTCAATGAGTCAAGCTGACGATGCATTTTCTCCTTACGAGCGGGTGAAATATgataaaatcaaatcaaaaaaagaaCATCCGTATGCACAAGTTCAACCACCATCCTCGAGGACTGTCGTATATGAAGAGGGTCCCATTTCAGAGGAAAGGATTACTTTGTTAAG GGCTGATATACCAAGTACATCAGCAAATACCGCCAGTCCTATTCGGTCGAGAAGAACTTCAGACGAAAATGCGGAATCGGTTGATATTCCTGCAGCTAGTGCGGTTGCAGGAGGTATCGCTGCTAGCTATGAGTTACCATATATGACCCCGCCAATAAATTTCAGCGGTGATTCACAAGATTCTTCAA AGGGCTATACAAGCATAAGTGTAAGAGAGCCTTTGGCCAACATTATTGCGCAAACTCAAGCTTCCAATAAGcaaaagagaaaattagaTGTCCTTTATTCTACTGTGTCTGACGATTCAG ACGATGTATACACTACCATTCCGGATCCCAATAATCCAATTTACACTAGTGAGAGTGAGACTTATGCCAGGATTCCGCCCCTGCCAATTACAGTTGAGGCCGAAATTAACATTCCGCCTGATGAAAGGCAAATTGTTCGTGATAG GGATGAGGTTGACCAATTATATGAAGCACCGCACCAGCCCATCCCCTCTAACTTAGATAGTTTGAAGCATGTTGCATCACACTCATATACCCATTCTAGACAAG cATCATCGTCCTCGAGTTCCGCTAACGTGGGATCTCCAAAACCAGAAAAAAGGCAAGCTAATTCTCCTCTTCCTCCGCCCCCCACAGCTTCGAATTTAGATTTTCATACAGACAAATTACAAGTTAAACGAAATTTGGATGATTTATACGCcaaagttcaaaaaaatagGAAAGATGATGGAATAGAGGAAAG TTCATCGGATAGAAGCAGTATTACCGACTCCTTAAGGGGTACTTATGGAATTAGCGCGAGTACGCCTGAAACTGGAACGGAGCACAATTACgagactttaaaaaaaagctcaACAACGAATAGCGATTTTggatatgaaaaaatcaaag GTGGAGATGTCTGCGAACCGGGCTACGCCAGCATAAATGGTCCTGGAAGTCTTGCTAACTCCTCGGATCCAGGTTACGAAGCTCTTCGAGATGTCACGTTTGAGATTCCTCCAAATTACGAGGAATTAAGGCATCAAATAAGCGACCCAATCGCGGCAGGGTACTCGGTGgttaacaaaaagaaaaag AATCCTTCggaaaattacaattatcaGGAGATTTTGGGACCTCCACTCGAACCGAACTACGCCGCTCCTAAATCAAGTGGCAGCGAAAGTGACCCAAATTACGAGTCCGTCAATCAATCCGATCCAAACTACGAAAGTGTGAAAGATTTAGAACCGTTTTATGAGATAAACGCAGCTAGGACTAAAACGCAGGATTTAGAGGCCTACGAAAAAGTGAAGTGTGACGTATCAGAGAGTTCGAATAGTGCCAGCAGGACAACGGAAAGTGAGCCGCCATATGAACGTTTAAGGAACGAAGCGGACAGTAGTGAAGTCGCCGGTTACGATAAAGTCGGCAGTCACGGTTCGGGGAGCTCCGGCAATGAAGTAGAATCTATACCGAACGAGGAAAGTGACGTGGCGTTAAATTTACACGACGAAAATGCTGTAGttcaagtttaa